The region GAACCGCCGGGAATCTTGGCAAGTCAAAGTCAAGCCCTAGGCGGTTGCTACCGTGCGCTTGAACCAAGAAATTAGGAAGTTTATTGGTTTCTGATGCGAGGTTCATATAAGCAGGGGCTCTTTTGGTGTCATGGTTGATACAGCAGTCGGTAAGACGCATTATCTTTCGCTGCAAATCTTACCTTCATGCTCAGGTATCCGGCACGGCTACATATTCTGAATTTAGTTGCGCGTGAATAGCTGTTTAATCTACGCTTACGATACTGGAAGTAGCCCTAAGTGAGCAGATATTGTGCCGGGTGAAAACATCGCGCAAGCGACCGCAAAAGCTCTGATGCGGAGATAAGCGGAACCCCGCATGTTATCATCGCTATGACGAAATTCTCGGAAATTATTTAAAGGCCAACTGCcgtctccagatcttctaAACAGCTTTTCACTCCCTTCATTGGCAATAACCATGGCTAGAAACCTTTCTCTCAAATCCACTCAAAAACTCCTTTCGGGGTACGAGATCCCCATTCTCGGATACGGTGTACGTCCCCTGACAACTCCACTGCAATACTGAAGCCTAATTGAAATCAGGTCTATCAAACGTAACGCCCATACTCAATCCATAGTTTCGCATGAATCTGCGGCTACTAACAGTTCCCGCAGCCCAACAAACGTGGCGGAAAACGTCACCGTCGAGGCACTCAAGCTCGGATACAGACACGTACCACTCTCCCCGCACGTTTATTCGATCGCATGGCTGACGATGTGCGAAGATCGACTCTGCCGCCGCTTACAAGAATGAGAAAGAAGTAACGGCCGCAATTGCCAAAGCTGGTCTATCCCGTTCGCAAGTTTTCTTGACGACCAAAATTCCCCCGCGCGCCAACGGTTACGAGGCCGCAAAGAAAAGTATCGAGGATAGTCTCAAGCAGGCCAACACCGAATACTTTGATCTGTACGTCTCGTCGACTAAACCATACAGCCCGTGACCGGAACCGGAGGGGGGGGGAGAGTGAGAGAAAAACTGACAATTGACAGAATTCTGATTCACGCTCCCTacggaggaaaagaaggtcGTCTCGGTACCTGGAAGGCGCTTGTGGAGGCACAAAAAGCCGGCAAAACACGCTCGATCGGCGTCTCGAATTTCGGCGTTCACCAtctcgaggagctgcagatgtACATCTCATCGGGTGGTGGCGGACAGATTGATGTCGGACAGTACGAGCTTCACCCGTGGCTTGCAAGACCGGATATTGTGGACTGGCTGCGAAAGCATGGAGCCGTCGTTCAGGCTTACTGTCCTATAGTGAGGAATCAGAGGGGTGATGAGCCGGTACTGAAAGAGTTGGGGAAGAAATATGGAAAGAGCGCGGCGCAGGTGTTGATTCGGTGGAGTCTGCAAAAGGTATGTCTTCCCAATATGGGATCTGGGTCTCGGTGCTGATAATGCTAGGGATTCGTTCCGCTGCCGAAGTCAGTGACCCCGTCGCGGATCAAGGAGAATGCAGAGGTCTTTGACTTTGAGCTTactgaggaggatatggcgaAGCTCGAGACGGGCAAGTATGAGCCTTGTGCATGGGATCCTACGGTGGAGAAGGACTAGATATCTTCGTAATAGCTCGCATAGGCTTCTCAAACCCGCAGAACCACACTTCTATCAGAATTATTGCAGCAACAAACATTTGGCTAGCTATGATCAAAGCCTATCATATGTATGGCATGGGGTAGATTTGGGCTCATCAGCACAATAGCCCGTGCTTGAGCCAACACGGCGCTCATTCAAGTTTAACCTTGATAGGGTGCAGATATGGATTTACGGGCCATCCTGATTCGATCAACAGTCAAAGCTAAGCATTGGGGCTCAATATGGCCCAACATGTGAAAATCGTTTGCACGTTTATTCGAAGCTGGGGGTGAGTATGATGTCACCCCATCATCATGAATTCACTCCACCACCTTATAATGAACATCAATGGCATGCACTCTTCACCGTCAACAGCTAACTGTCGAAATGCCGCTCCATCTCAATCTGAACATCCAAACAGACCGAGCATACAAGCTCGCATCCCACATCACCGAGACGGCCTCAATGGCAATCCTAACACTAGCCGGCTATCTGAGCtccttcgtcctctccttcaccaccatCCGTCTTATCTTGGTCTTCATTCTCCTCCCGCTCTACCTGTACAAGTTCCTTCTTTCGTTACTCCCAGCTACCATCAAGAACTCTATCCACCTCCTCGTTGGGCCATCCGGCTGGTCCCGGCTGATAAAGCACACCGAAACATACCGCAACAAGTCAGATACACTCGCGCAAGCACAGCTCGATGGATCATACAGATTCAAGCCAGAAGAGGTTTTCAGCATCGCCAGAAACAGCCGCGGATGGATGGAAACGGCGCCGTGGGCCAACGAGACGGAGGAGTTTGAGGTCTGCGGTGCGAAAGTGAGGTATATTCACCTCCACGCAAGTTATAGCTCGGTCCTGCAGGACGGAAAGAGAGAACATCGCCCGATCGTGTTCTTACATGGGAATCCGAGCTGGAGCTACGCATGGCGAAATGTACGTCTTATTCtctttttcattttcttgatgGTTAGATGTTAATTAGGCCTGACAGGTCTTCCCCTCCCTGCTCAACCGCGGCCACGACGTCTACACAATCGACTGGCTGGGCCACGGTCGAAGTGACAAGATCCTCCAGCAAGAGGTCATAACACCGGAGCTGCATATCCACACGCTGGTCAAGTTTTTTGAGGTCACAGGCTTGCGGAATGCTATTGTTGCAGCGCACGATTGGGGCGGGTACGccaaatctcctccttcgtcaACTTCATCATTCAGCACTTAGAAGCTAAAAGCCGGCAGCTGCATTGCTCTTTGTACTATTCCGCGTCTCCCCGCAGAGACTGTTGACAAACTCTTCCTGCTCAACACTTTCTTCCCGCCCCGTCTGAGCGACTCGAGCCTACACTACCGCCTGCTGAACAGGATCTGGTACTGCACTACCGGCCTGCTAGGCGGGTATCTGCCCGAGTCGATGATCCACCGCATCCTCGAGCCATCGCTGTCCAAGGCAGACATGCATGCCTTCGCTGCACCCTACGCCGACGTTCCCCGGTCCGCAAAATCATCCATCACCCGCTTCAGTCACTCAGTCCCTTCCCTCCCTCGCTTCGTCCTATTCCAGCTCCGCCAAACCAGAGCCTGGAAATTGATCGAAGGCCTCACCGGACCCGCCAACTGGGACAGCTTAACCACGCAAGCTCGGCTGTCTGCGCAGGGTGACCAGGTCCGGAGATATTGGGGGGCTAAAGACGCCGTTGATAAAGGATGTGAGATCGCGGTCGTCTTCGGGGACAAAGATCCGCTTATTCGAGACTACAAGGCCGTTCTTACGAGGGCAATCCATCCCGACCGCATGGTCGCTTGGGCACCTAGGGGCATGTGGATAATGAACGCGGGTCATTTACCGATGGAAGGCAAAGCGGGCGAGGTTGCCGGGTTGATTGCGAGGTGTGCGAGGAAAGAGTCGTGATAAAGTAGGATAGAATCTGGGTGTCATAGCTATATAGTCACTCTATATGGTATGCGATATGCCCTGGCTGCCATTCGTACTTGTGGTTTATTCATCTGATTGGGATACTCAAGTGGCTTTAGCAAGAGAGTATTGGGTCTCTTTGTCTTGGCGTAGTTAGACAGAGCTATCCAGAAGCAAAAAAGCGAGAAGAACAAAATATAGTAAATGTAAATAAAATTGTGATTaagaaaaaataagaaaaaaaaggaaaatagGAAACTCATAAGAAAATTCCCCGCATCTTAGCGCAGCTACAAGATACTATCCCACGAGCTCATGTTCAAGTTGATCCATCTCCCTACCTTAGGTGAAGTTCGAGTAATTTATCTCTGACAAGATATAACACTTGCTTGGATCCGTTCTAAGGCTACGCAGTAGCATATGCAGTGGCATACGTATTTTGCTACGTTTTGTTACTCGGCCTATTACTAGGGCTGGCAGTGGGCCTCGGCCGCGTGGAAAGTGCAGGGCTAGACCTTCTAGAAGCCAATGGAGCCAAGCTAACATACCTCTTGAGAAAAATGTACCTTAGCACGGACATCTGCAGGACTGGAATGAAAGGATGCTTTATGGAAGCTGGTCTGGTTTAGAAGTCAAGATCGTGTATATTCCTATAGGGTCATAAGAGCACCTGCAACATTGGATTGTAGAAGGTTGTAGCAGGTATTGAACACAGTAGGTACCAGAGGtcgttcttttctccttGTGCGTCTACTCGGAAGTATTCCGCGATGTGGCTTCTTGTAGCCGGCTACGTAAGGTAAATGATATCGTGTAGGTGGAGGTGGTTCTACGTAGCTCGGAATGGATCCGGACAAGAAAAGCTTGAGGTTTGAGAGC is a window of Aspergillus nidulans FGSC A4 chromosome VI DNA encoding:
- a CDS encoding haloalkane dehalogenase family protein (transcript_id=CADANIAT00010303); protein product: MPLHLNLNIQTDRAYKLASHITETASMAILTLAGYLSSFVLSFTTIRLILVFILLPLYLYKFLLSLLPATIKNSIHLLVGPSGWSRLIKHTETYRNKSDTLAQAQLDGSYRFKPEEVFSIARNSRGWMETAPWANETEEFEVCGAKVRYIHLHASYSSVLQDGKREHRPIVFLHGNPSWSYAWRNVFPSLLNRGHDVYTIDWLGHGRSDKILQQEVITPELHIHTLVKFFEVTGLRNAIVAAHDWGGCIALCTIPRLPAETVDKLFLLNTFFPPRLSDSSLHYRLLNRIWYCTTGLLGGYLPESMIHRILEPSLSKADMHAFAAPYADVPRSAKSSITRFSHSVPSLPRFVLFQLRQTRAWKLIEGLTGPANWDSLTTQARLSAQGDQVRRYWGAKDAVDKGCEIAVVFGDKDPLIRDYKAVLTRAIHPDRMVAWAPRGMWIMNAGHLPMEGKAGEVAGLIASYIVTLYGMRYALAAIRTCGLFI
- a CDS encoding aldo/keto reductase (transcript_id=CADANIAT00010302), translated to MARNLSLKSTQKLLSGYEIPILGYGVYQTPTNVAENVTVEALKLGYRHIDSAAAYKNEKEVTAAIAKAGLSRSQVFLTTKIPPRANGYEAAKKSIEDSLKQANTEYFDLILIHAPYGGKEGRLGTWKALVEAQKAGKTRSIGVSNFGVHHLEELQMYISSGGGGQIDVGQYELHPWLARPDIVDWLRKHGAVVQAYCPIVRNQRGDEPVLKELGKKYGKSAAQVLIRWSLQKGFVPLPKSVTPSRIKENAEVFDFELTEEDMAKLETGKYEPCAWDPTVEKD